A stretch of the Lolium perenne isolate Kyuss_39 chromosome 3, Kyuss_2.0, whole genome shotgun sequence genome encodes the following:
- the LOC127341672 gene encoding L-type lectin-domain containing receptor kinase SIT2, whose translation MSSSMKRLSLLLFFVVLNHLSELATGQDEFVYSGFTGADLTLDGVATITPNGLLELTNGSFRLRGHAFHPTPIRFGNGSSFAVSYLFAIYCANSNLCGHGMSFLVAASNNFSDTMPTQYLGLINDRNNGYATNRFFAVELDTNWNDEFRDIDNNHVGIDINGLDSVNSSSAGYYHDDGNFQNLTLASYQVMQVWVEYDGDSKKIDVSLAPIHMAKPITPLLSTTYNLATVLTEDMIYVGFSASTGSFISRQYVLGWSFGINRPAPAIDITKLPKLPREGSKPRSKVQKILLPILTAAFVLVLGTTIILLVRRRLRYAELREDWETEFGPHRFSYKDLFHATRGFKSKNLLGVGGFGKVYKGVVPKSRVEIAVKRISHDSKQGMKEFVAEVASIGHLQHRNLVQLHGYCRRKTELLLVYEYMSNGSLDKYLYDQDEKPTLTWAQRYKIIKGIASGLLYLHEEWEKVVLHRDIKPSNVLLDDELNGRLGDFGLARLYDHDTGPQTTHVVGTIGYLAPELARTNKATPLSDVFSFGMFVLEVTCGRKPIDPTSQLMLSQWVLHNWQQGFLTDAVDTKLQGDYNVDEACLALKLGLLSSHPLVNLRPSMRQVMQYLNGDMAPPDLNPTHMSFNIISLMQNKVSIYSDNELASQ comes from the coding sequence ATGAGTAGTAGCATGAAGCGTCTCTCCTTGCTCCTGTTCTTCGTCGTCCTTAACCATCTTTCAGAGCTTGCTACTGGGCAAGATGAATTCGTCTACTCCGGCTTCACTGGGGCAGACCTCACCCTCGACGGCGTGGCTACAATCACACCCAATGGCCTACTTGAGCTGACCAATGGAAGCTTCCGTCTCAGAGGCCATGCTTTTCACCCGACTCCAATCCGGTTTGGCAATGGATCCTCCTTTGCCGTCTCTTATCTGTTTGCTATCTACTGTGCCAATTCCAATCTCTGCGGCCACGGCATGTCCTTTCTCGTTGCTGCTAGCAACAACTTCTCGGACACAATGCCGACCCAGTACTTGGGCCTCATCAACGACCGCAACAACGGCTATGCAACCAACCGCTTCTTCGCTGTGGAGCTCGACACTAACTGGAACGATGAGTTCAGGGACATCGACAACAACCATGTTGGAATCGACATCAACGGTCTCGATTCTGTCAACTCCAGCAGCGCGGGCTACTACCACGATGACGGTAACTTCCAAAACTTGACACTCGCGAGCTATCAAGTGATGCAGGTGTGGGTGGAatatgatggagatagcaaaaagATCGATGTGAGCTTGGCTCCCATACACATGGCGAAACCAATCACACCACTACTCTCCACCACCTATAACCTCGCAACGGTGCTCACAGAAGACATGATTTATGTCGGGTTCTCAGCCTCCACAGGCTCATTCATCTCACGGCAGTATGTGCTTGGTTGGAGTTTCGGCATCAACAGGCCTGCTCCAGCAATTGACATCACCAAGCTGCCCAAGCTACCTCGTGAAGGCTCCAAGCCTAGATCCAAGGTACAGAAAATCCTACTGCCAATACTTACTGCAGCATTTGTTCTTGTTCTGGGCACTACTATCATTCTTCTTGTTCGAAGGCGACTAAGGTATGCTGAACTAAGAGAAGATTGGGAAACTGAATTTGGGCCACATAGATTCTCATACAAGGACTTGTTTCATGCAACCCGAGGATTTAAGAGCAAGAATCTACTAGGTGTTGGAGGATTTGGAAAGGTATACAAGGGAGTGGTTCCAAAGTCTAGAGTGGAGATTGCTGTGAAAAGGATCTCCCATGACTCGAAGCAAGGAATGAAAGAATTTGTCGCTGAGGTTGCAAGTATCGGCCACCTCCAACACCGTAATCTTGTACAATTGCATGGCTATTGCCGTCGCAAAACGGAGCTTCTTTTGGTGTATGAATATATGTCGAATGGAAGTCTTGACAAGTACTTGTATGATCAAGACGAGAAGCCTACTTTAACTTGGGCCCAAAGATACAAAATCATTAAAGGAATTGCATCCGGCTTGCTTTATCTTCACGAGGAATGGGAGAAAGTTGTACTGCATCGAGACATCAAGCCAAGCAATGTGCTCCTTGATGATGAACTAAATGGGCGACTTGGTGATTTTGGCTTAGCAAGGTTATATGACCACGATACAGGCCCTCAAACTACACATGTGGTTGGCACCATTGGATACCTAGCTCCTGAGCTAGCACGCACCAACAAAGCAACCCCTCTTAGTGATGTATTTTCGTTTGGCATGTTTGTTCTTGAAGTCACTTGTGGGCGAAAGCCCATCGACCCAACATCACAACTCATGTTGTCTCAATGGGTGCTTCACAATTGGCAGCAAGGATTTCTCACAGATGCAGTGGATACCAAGCTCCAAGGTGACTACAATGTTGATGAGGCATGCCTAGCTCTCAAGTTAGGATTGCTCAGCTCACACCCATTAGTCAATTTAAGGCCCAGCATGAGGCAGGTTATGCAGTATCTCAACGGTGACATGGCACCCCCAGATCTGAATCCGACACATATGAGCTTCAACATTATATCCTTGATGCAGAACAAAGTTTCGATCTACAGTGACAATGAACTAGCATCACAATAG